The Psychrobacter sp. LV10R520-6 genome includes a region encoding these proteins:
- a CDS encoding cytochrome c, whose amino-acid sequence MKPLSVMLSMLAIGITSSAAMAQSANLPNARLVNASLANASLPNVSPANSDLANRGAYIARAADCVACHGEDYTGGSPIETPMGAIYSTNITPSKRYGIGNYTEADLKNVLQKGRAPEYMLYPAMPYPSYNGMTNEDISALFAYLQTVPAVDEAIEHKTDLPFPFNFRSLMWGWNLINVPSTENRDGLTQTQQRGEYLVNNLAHCGTCHTPRNSTMGFDKSMYLSGAPLGNWHAPNITPNDSSGIGSWSEQDIVTYLRTGELDQRAYAGGPMGEVVAHSTRYLKDEDLGAIASYLKAVPAIQTDDKVTAVDVARLPSPASESITHDLLEQKDYLAQAKASVGAGSNSPEMLYLATCGSCHGVDGYAQPDARYAPIVGLSSIRRDKPDALINVIVHGIDGATNTSPKMPGFSEDLNSEQIAGIANYVRVNFGGLARSDVSTADVDRVMTAKPDQPFLIKYAGLLATLGIIVALIIIVFIIRGIIRSRRRG is encoded by the coding sequence ATGAAGCCACTTTCTGTGATGTTATCAATGCTTGCTATTGGTATCACTTCCAGCGCCGCGATGGCTCAAAGCGCTAATCTCCCTAACGCCAGATTAGTCAATGCCAGCCTAGCCAATGCTAGCTTACCTAATGTCAGCCCAGCCAATAGCGATTTGGCCAATCGTGGAGCTTATATCGCTCGCGCTGCTGACTGTGTTGCCTGTCATGGTGAAGACTATACCGGTGGCTCGCCTATCGAAACGCCGATGGGAGCTATTTATTCCACTAATATCACCCCATCTAAGCGTTACGGTATTGGCAATTATACTGAAGCCGATCTCAAGAATGTTCTGCAAAAAGGTCGTGCACCTGAGTATATGCTTTATCCTGCCATGCCGTACCCTTCTTATAATGGCATGACTAACGAAGATATTAGTGCATTATTTGCCTATTTGCAGACTGTGCCTGCCGTTGATGAAGCAATAGAACATAAAACTGATCTGCCGTTTCCTTTTAATTTCCGCAGTCTAATGTGGGGTTGGAATCTTATTAACGTGCCATCTACAGAAAACCGTGATGGTCTGACTCAAACGCAGCAGCGCGGTGAGTATCTGGTTAATAATTTAGCGCATTGCGGCACTTGTCATACCCCGCGTAATAGCACCATGGGCTTTGATAAAAGCATGTATTTATCAGGTGCGCCACTGGGCAATTGGCATGCACCGAATATTACTCCTAACGACTCTAGCGGTATCGGCAGCTGGAGTGAGCAAGATATTGTCACCTATTTACGAACTGGTGAGTTGGATCAACGCGCCTATGCTGGCGGACCAATGGGTGAAGTAGTAGCCCACAGTACCCGCTATCTAAAAGATGAAGACTTAGGGGCGATAGCCTCTTATCTAAAAGCCGTTCCTGCCATCCAAACGGATGACAAGGTCACTGCGGTTGATGTAGCCCGTTTACCAAGTCCAGCAAGTGAGTCGATTACTCATGACTTACTTGAGCAAAAGGACTATTTAGCCCAAGCAAAAGCCAGTGTGGGTGCGGGCAGTAACTCGCCAGAGATGCTCTATCTTGCCACTTGTGGTAGCTGTCATGGTGTGGACGGCTACGCGCAGCCTGATGCTCGCTATGCGCCTATCGTTGGTTTAAGTAGTATTCGCCGTGACAAGCCTGACGCTCTAATTAATGTGATTGTTCATGGTATTGATGGGGCGACTAACACCAGTCCTAAAATGCCTGGCTTCTCTGAAGATTTAAATAGTGAGCAAATTGCCGGTATCGCTAACTATGTGCGCGTCAACTTCGGTGGTCTTGCAAGAAGTGATGTCAGTACTGCTGATGTTGATCGTGTTATGACAGCAAAGCCTGATCAACCATTTTTAATTAAATATGCAGGCTTACTGGCCACTCTCGGTATCATTGTGGCACTTATTATTATTGTATTTATTATTCGAGGAATTATACGTTCAAGGCGTCGCGGTTAA
- a CDS encoding flavodoxin family protein, with amino-acid sequence MNTSVAPSVQSSHVATTDNAPSVTIAVIYHSNYGHTRRVAEAVVRGARQQLPESQAKAIDIHNVDWDFIDEADLLVFGSAVYMGSVTAEFKTFMDETSKRWYQRKWEGKWAAGFANSGGLSGDKLAVLQQICLYTMQHGMNWIGLPLMPTGHNDHDLNRLSSFLGLMTQSIDAPPEKSPGKGDIDTAIWFGDHLAKTIIKHQPTVSAP; translated from the coding sequence ATGAATACATCTGTAGCGCCTTCTGTACAATCTTCTCACGTCGCAACTACTGATAACGCGCCTAGCGTAACGATAGCCGTTATTTATCACAGCAATTATGGTCATACCAGGCGCGTTGCTGAAGCAGTGGTCAGAGGCGCACGTCAACAACTACCAGAATCTCAGGCCAAAGCGATAGATATTCATAATGTAGATTGGGATTTTATTGATGAAGCAGACCTACTGGTCTTTGGTAGTGCGGTATATATGGGTAGCGTGACTGCTGAATTCAAAACTTTTATGGATGAGACCTCAAAGCGTTGGTACCAAAGGAAATGGGAAGGCAAGTGGGCGGCAGGCTTTGCCAACTCGGGCGGACTTAGTGGTGACAAGCTGGCCGTCTTGCAGCAGATTTGTCTATATACTATGCAGCATGGCATGAACTGGATTGGGTTGCCGCTGATGCCTACCGGACATAATGATCATGACTTAAATCGCCTGTCCAGTTTTTTAGGACTGATGACCCAGTCAATCGACGCGCCACCTGAGAAATCGCCGGGTAAAGGAGATATCGATACCGCTATTTGGTTTGGTGATCATTTGGCTAAAACCATTATCAAGCACCAGCCAACAGTATCAGCACCGTAA
- a CDS encoding YbeD family protein translates to MSDNQQDPKKEVNVSEISLNSDNIKGKKTDIQNPELWNFPMDYPLSIIGHEGEHESLLNEVKLILGSQFPDFDLASIQVKPSKTGRFHSARVNLYLTSAEQVNTLYASLDGAKTVRMAL, encoded by the coding sequence ATGAGTGACAATCAACAAGACCCTAAAAAAGAAGTCAATGTCAGTGAAATTTCTTTAAATAGCGATAATATCAAAGGCAAAAAAACCGACATTCAGAATCCTGAGTTGTGGAACTTCCCTATGGACTATCCATTAAGCATTATCGGTCATGAAGGCGAGCATGAAAGCTTACTCAATGAAGTAAAGCTGATTCTTGGCAGTCAATTCCCTGATTTTGATTTGGCTTCTATCCAAGTTAAACCATCCAAAACTGGGCGTTTCCACTCGGCACGGGTCAATCTGTATTTAACATCAGCCGAACAAGTCAATACCCTATATGCGTCACTTGATGGTGCGAAAACCGTACGTATGGCACTGTGA
- a CDS encoding DNA primase has product MSIPNHILEQLNSQADLISMIGRHTTLKRAGSEYKGCCPFHGEKSPSFYVNPQKNIYHCFGCSVGGNAISFLRDYENLTFIEAVNELSKQTGIEVPQEEQQNVSYQRSKPKPVTKPIVKPAAPVIPSEGQSIATSSPPDYPQYEDQYAYDDNASDNNLPTNIPYATDYDGTDHNSSPPAWLTDDAESISSNVDNAAADKDGNLYELLTQIQQFYQHNLTTHPHAKHYFATRGVTEQSLETFGLGYAPFGWQHLEHQFPQDIEGLKALGLVRQSESGRDYDLLRDRVIFPIRDNQGRIIGFGGRALDDEVKPKYINSSDSPVFHKQHVLYGYYESRQQRADRWLVVEGYMDVIALYQTGIYGAVASMGTAINEAQISRLLTLNPTLTLSFDGDSAGQKAAWRTLEVSLPVLGDDKELRFLSLPNNHDPDTFIKSHGVEAMREQITNAMPLSQYIFAYLSERYDLTLAEGKAKLMSQVRTLTTSLPKGSSFRYLLNNDIYQKLGGKRSQNIEAKDALLDFDGDMTISQQLQLCFLFQPRALTDDPIELIWQQAGIDGLNLPAHIKQKASPDALRPLAWEDLQDTALLDVVSTIKRCLSYLPPDANAAAHFVLSNLKPSTQEGLSRNWGSFYKTLITRNILSLDEQIENLVSQLLERNMKKKIQELVKNPDHIKATIVRIQAQLLSNWLRAQQAEQSAQMISI; this is encoded by the coding sequence ATGAGCATTCCAAACCATATTCTCGAACAATTAAATAGCCAAGCTGACCTGATCAGCATGATTGGTCGTCATACCACGCTTAAACGCGCCGGTAGTGAATATAAAGGCTGCTGTCCGTTTCATGGTGAAAAGTCGCCCTCGTTCTATGTCAATCCACAAAAAAACATCTATCATTGCTTTGGCTGTAGCGTTGGTGGTAATGCCATCAGCTTTTTGCGTGACTATGAGAACTTAACCTTTATCGAAGCGGTCAATGAACTATCAAAGCAAACAGGCATTGAAGTACCGCAAGAAGAACAGCAAAATGTCAGCTATCAGCGTAGCAAACCTAAACCGGTCACTAAGCCTATAGTAAAACCAGCAGCGCCTGTTATACCCTCAGAGGGACAGTCGATAGCAACTAGTAGCCCACCTGACTATCCTCAGTATGAGGATCAGTACGCCTATGATGACAATGCCAGTGACAACAACCTTCCCACTAACATACCTTATGCTACTGATTATGACGGCACTGATCATAATAGCAGTCCGCCAGCATGGCTGACAGATGACGCTGAATCCATAAGCTCAAATGTAGACAATGCCGCCGCCGATAAAGACGGTAACTTATATGAGTTATTGACCCAAATTCAGCAGTTCTATCAGCACAATCTAACCACCCATCCCCACGCTAAGCACTATTTTGCCACGCGCGGTGTCACTGAGCAAAGTTTAGAAACCTTTGGGCTGGGTTATGCACCATTCGGTTGGCAACATCTTGAGCATCAGTTTCCGCAAGATATAGAAGGACTTAAAGCCTTAGGCTTGGTGCGCCAATCAGAGTCTGGGCGTGATTATGACTTGCTGCGCGATCGGGTTATATTTCCGATTCGTGATAACCAAGGTCGTATTATTGGCTTTGGCGGTCGCGCGCTCGATGATGAAGTAAAACCCAAATATATTAACTCTTCAGACTCGCCTGTTTTTCATAAGCAGCACGTATTATATGGCTATTACGAATCCCGCCAGCAGCGCGCTGATCGCTGGTTGGTGGTCGAAGGTTACATGGATGTGATTGCCCTATACCAAACCGGTATCTATGGCGCAGTCGCCTCAATGGGCACGGCCATTAATGAAGCTCAAATATCACGCCTACTGACTCTAAATCCTACGTTGACCTTAAGCTTCGATGGCGATAGTGCCGGACAAAAAGCCGCTTGGCGCACCCTTGAAGTCAGCCTACCCGTACTCGGTGATGATAAAGAGCTGAGGTTTTTGTCTCTGCCTAACAACCATGATCCAGATACTTTTATTAAAAGTCATGGCGTGGAAGCTATGCGTGAGCAGATCACCAATGCCATGCCGCTATCGCAGTACATTTTTGCCTATTTAAGTGAGCGCTACGACTTAACTTTGGCAGAAGGTAAAGCCAAGCTGATGTCGCAAGTGCGCACGCTGACGACCTCACTACCTAAAGGTAGCAGCTTTCGTTACCTACTCAATAATGACATTTATCAAAAGCTGGGCGGCAAACGCAGCCAAAATATTGAGGCAAAAGATGCGCTATTAGACTTTGATGGCGATATGACCATCAGCCAGCAATTACAGCTGTGTTTTTTGTTTCAGCCGCGCGCCCTAACGGATGATCCGATTGAGTTGATTTGGCAACAAGCTGGTATTGATGGCTTGAACCTACCCGCGCATATCAAGCAAAAGGCCTCTCCTGATGCTTTACGGCCATTAGCTTGGGAAGACTTGCAAGATACTGCCTTACTGGATGTGGTCAGCACCATTAAACGCTGCCTAAGTTATTTACCGCCAGATGCTAACGCCGCCGCACATTTTGTATTGTCTAACTTAAAGCCTTCAACTCAAGAAGGACTTAGCCGTAACTGGGGGTCATTTTATAAAACCCTTATCACTAGGAATATTTTAAGCCTTGATGAGCAGATTGAAAATTTAGTGAGTCAACTCTTAGAACGCAATATGAAGAAAAAAATACAAGAGCTGGTAAAAAATCCTGATCATATCAAGGCAACTATCGTACGCATTCAGGCGCAGTTATTAAGCAACTGGTTACGGGCACAGCAAGCAGAACAATCGGCGCAAATGATTAGTATTTAA
- a CDS encoding polyphenol oxidase family protein — protein sequence MTNKLPMTLLAHLDDVAVFQTAAFASADVESLDVEGVGFESISSDKADQNMRQSEQASYGELNLGLHVNDDIAQVLTNRMRLLAAINEQLSAQPLTPQRAPITNLHWMNQVHGKQIYDVDNTPFSMQPVDADAMISQQDNLGLAVMTADCVPIVLYQPASRQIAVIHAGWQGLACGVIKATAERFSATGQVMAWIGVCISQSNYEVGSHVRDQLLAGCQENKSLAQSNIDNFEQLYAVDSQSDVESNVQSDDHIELGRLHKTVDKLSNIAKVSTRKIKLNLPKLAVDQLENAGITVNIDMPIDCSYADTRYYSYRRQTHLQQLATGRMALIVVRRPSIVAI from the coding sequence ATGACTAATAAGCTTCCGATGACACTACTGGCGCATTTGGACGATGTAGCTGTTTTTCAAACAGCAGCTTTTGCAAGCGCTGATGTTGAAAGTTTAGATGTTGAAGGTGTTGGCTTTGAAAGTATAAGTTCCGACAAGGCTGACCAGAACATGCGCCAATCAGAGCAGGCGAGTTATGGTGAGTTGAATCTAGGTTTGCATGTGAATGATGATATCGCGCAAGTATTAACCAATCGTATGCGTCTGTTAGCGGCTATTAATGAGCAACTCAGTGCTCAACCGCTAACGCCACAACGTGCGCCTATTACCAACTTGCACTGGATGAATCAAGTCCATGGCAAACAAATCTATGACGTTGATAATACGCCCTTTAGTATGCAACCCGTAGACGCTGACGCAATGATCAGTCAGCAAGATAATCTGGGGCTAGCGGTGATGACGGCTGACTGTGTGCCTATCGTTTTATATCAACCGGCAAGTAGACAAATAGCAGTCATTCACGCCGGCTGGCAAGGGCTTGCCTGCGGCGTTATTAAAGCGACGGCTGAGCGCTTTAGTGCAACTGGGCAGGTTATGGCATGGATTGGGGTCTGTATTAGCCAATCAAACTATGAAGTCGGCAGCCATGTCCGCGACCAGCTGCTGGCAGGTTGTCAAGAAAACAAATCATTAGCACAGTCAAATATTGATAATTTCGAGCAACTGTATGCTGTGGATTCTCAATCTGACGTTGAATCTAATGTTCAGTCTGATGATCATATCGAGCTTGGGCGCTTACATAAGACAGTTGATAAATTATCAAATATCGCTAAAGTAAGCACGAGAAAAATAAAGTTGAACTTACCAAAGCTTGCTGTTGATCAATTGGAAAATGCAGGCATTACCGTGAATATTGACATGCCTATAGATTGCAGCTATGCCGATACGCGCTATTATTCGTATCGGCGTCAGACTCATTTGCAACAGCTGGCAACAGGACGGATGGCATTGATTGTCGTGCGTCGTCCTTCTATAGTCGCCATTTAG
- a CDS encoding outer membrane protein assembly factor BamD codes for MRPIGNTFIKLSSVTLLSLSVSLVGCQTFKNLTGKDVDAVETAEKSEQGYYSDAITQIDKGRYTQAIEDLTNLRTFYPTGQYAEQALLDTLYAQYESGNYETAAASADRFISLYPSNPQVSYAYYVRGVANMQGSSEGIKLFKTNQAERDTAYLRIAFANFQELINKYPNSPYAPDAAQRMTFIYNQFAESELTAANWYIEREAYVAAVNRAKWVFQYYPLSESMPEAIAILAYSHQKLGLTDLAQEYKTLLQINYPNWLTNDGRVKLDTKGDRTWLNKLTFGQLGRASMKDTSITEGQYTGATKTQMIRTATQLRLPADNAAAAPTASSTPTRRSGVNLGLGLPESSTEQVSGQGSASAAAREAEVDPQNINPTRRTTLLNDSRDSISLPPIESDSDDMNEDD; via the coding sequence ATGCGCCCTATTGGCAACACGTTTATCAAACTATCCTCAGTAACTCTGCTTTCGCTAAGCGTAAGCCTAGTCGGCTGTCAAACCTTTAAAAACTTGACCGGTAAAGACGTCGATGCGGTTGAAACTGCCGAGAAGTCAGAGCAAGGTTACTATAGTGACGCCATTACTCAGATTGATAAAGGACGCTATACCCAAGCTATTGAAGACCTCACTAACTTGCGTACCTTCTACCCTACCGGACAGTACGCTGAACAAGCACTGCTCGATACGTTGTATGCGCAATATGAAAGTGGCAATTATGAAACGGCCGCCGCCAGCGCTGATCGATTTATCAGCCTGTATCCGTCTAACCCGCAAGTCAGCTACGCCTATTACGTACGCGGTGTGGCCAATATGCAAGGCTCATCTGAAGGCATCAAGCTATTCAAGACCAATCAGGCCGAACGTGATACCGCTTATTTGCGTATCGCCTTTGCCAACTTCCAAGAGCTTATCAATAAATATCCTAATAGTCCCTATGCGCCAGATGCTGCCCAGCGTATGACTTTTATTTATAATCAGTTTGCCGAAAGTGAGCTAACTGCGGCCAATTGGTATATTGAGCGTGAAGCTTATGTCGCTGCAGTCAACCGTGCTAAATGGGTATTTCAATATTATCCGTTGAGCGAGTCTATGCCTGAAGCCATTGCTATCCTTGCTTATAGCCATCAAAAATTGGGTCTAACAGATTTAGCACAGGAGTACAAAACCTTGCTACAAATCAACTATCCAAATTGGCTTACTAATGACGGACGCGTCAAGCTTGATACTAAAGGCGATCGCACTTGGTTGAATAAATTGACCTTTGGGCAGCTTGGACGTGCCAGCATGAAAGATACGTCGATTACGGAAGGTCAGTATACGGGCGCGACTAAAACGCAGATGATTCGTACCGCCACCCAGCTCAGATTGCCCGCCGACAATGCGGCCGCCGCTCCAACTGCTAGCAGTACGCCTACCCGCCGAAGTGGTGTCAATCTCGGTTTAGGATTACCTGAAAGCTCAACCGAGCAAGTTTCTGGCCAAGGTAGTGCCAGCGCCGCCGCTAGAGAAGCTGAGGTTGATCCACAAAATATCAATCCTACGCGCCGCACTACGTTACTTAATGATAGCCGCGATAGCATCTCCTTGCCACCTATTGAGTCTGATAGCGACGATATGAACGAAGATGATTAA
- a CDS encoding RluA family pseudouridine synthase, whose product MNNDAMTKNLTPSPLLDNDLSAQELPVQDELLNDNEARDDELLDSDLIESDLIDSEDDNDDGDGDGDGDGDDSSVAGQAVPEIIDMTHTVSEEESGLRIDKLASQVFTDFSRAQLQGWVSDGSLLCNDNTQKPKYRVKVADVLHLSTTLQQHSEDQPENIDIDVVYEDDAVLVINKPVGMVVHPGAGNQTGTLVNALLYHYPQQHHLPRAGLVHRIDKDTSGLLLIGKTKPAQMALMAQLKDKSVYRHYQCVVAGDQASLMRNRRIDAPIGRHRNQRTKMTVMTAGREAVTHLLDITPLNHNYCLLDVGLETGRTHQIRVHLSHISYPIVGDRVYGGRRQLRAGLTEEQRNAISNFSRQALHAYALGFVHPTTGEDVKVTTPIPEDMQKLIAALNDGYDPE is encoded by the coding sequence ATGAATAATGATGCTATGACCAAAAATTTAACGCCTAGTCCGTTGCTAGATAATGATTTATCAGCGCAAGAGTTACCCGTGCAGGATGAGTTGCTAAACGACAATGAAGCACGTGACGATGAGTTACTTGATAGTGACTTAATAGAAAGTGACTTAATTGACAGTGAAGACGATAATGATGATGGTGATGGTGATGGTGATGGTGATGGTGACGATTCATCTGTAGCTGGACAAGCAGTGCCAGAAATAATCGATATGACTCACACGGTGTCTGAGGAAGAATCCGGTCTGCGCATCGATAAACTGGCCTCGCAAGTGTTTACGGATTTTTCACGTGCGCAGCTACAAGGTTGGGTCAGTGATGGCAGTTTACTCTGTAACGATAACACGCAAAAGCCAAAGTACCGCGTTAAAGTCGCAGACGTTTTACATCTGTCCACGACCCTACAGCAGCATAGTGAAGATCAGCCAGAAAATATAGATATCGATGTCGTTTACGAAGATGATGCGGTATTGGTCATTAATAAACCAGTAGGCATGGTCGTGCATCCGGGTGCGGGTAATCAGACGGGCACGCTAGTTAACGCGCTACTGTATCATTATCCGCAGCAGCACCATTTACCGCGGGCAGGCTTGGTACATCGTATTGATAAAGATACCTCGGGGCTGTTACTTATTGGTAAAACCAAGCCTGCGCAGATGGCCTTGATGGCGCAGCTCAAAGATAAGTCAGTTTATCGTCATTATCAGTGTGTGGTAGCGGGTGATCAGGCCAGTCTAATGCGTAATCGACGTATCGATGCGCCGATTGGTCGCCATCGTAACCAACGCACCAAGATGACCGTAATGACCGCAGGACGTGAAGCCGTCACGCATTTGTTAGATATCACTCCGTTAAATCACAATTATTGTTTATTAGACGTGGGACTTGAAACCGGACGGACGCATCAAATCCGTGTGCATTTGAGTCATATCAGTTATCCAATAGTGGGCGACCGTGTCTATGGCGGTCGCAGGCAGTTGCGAGCAGGACTGACAGAAGAGCAGCGCAATGCCATTAGTAACTTTTCGCGGCAAGCGTTGCATGCTTACGCCTTAGGTTTTGTCCATCCGACGACGGGTGAGGATGTTAAAGTGACTACGCCTATTCCTGAAGATATGCAAAAGTTGATTGCGGCGTTAAATGATGGTTATGATCCTGAATAA
- the rpoD gene encoding RNA polymerase sigma factor RpoD, with translation MNDKSVSKSTSQLATLIQMGKEQGYLTYAEVNDQLPDSITESDQIEDIVQMLTDVGIKIFESAPDADDILMNDDSSDDESAADEAAAVLAAVETEPGRTTDPVRMYMREMGTVDLLTREGEIVIAKRIEEGIRDVQHAMSYWPGTVQYVLDEYQRVLDGDKKLSDVITGFLDPETDEDKAAAKEVKIPVIKPKVNPKVTAKADAEEDDEAEDTEEEEEETGGIDPEEVRMRLEEIEGLFITAKQALLDYGRGSTQADEAYKQLAERFMMLKLNNRLSDQVMAIMHDVYDDVRKQERQIMRLVIRRGRMPREEFRKTFPSNETNVDWLTERLKGKPAFAATLEKVTDDVILLQRAIRDYEHKLNMEIHDMKDVARGMAIGEAKARRAKKEMVEANLRLVISIAKKYTNRGLQFLDLIQEGNIGLMKAVDKFEYRRGYKFSTYATWWIRQAITRSIADQARTIRIPVHMIETINKINRVSRQLLQEMGREPTPEELGERLEMDEVKVRKVLKIAKEPISMETPIGDDEDSHLGDFIEDSTISSPVDDATSEGLREATRDVLGNLTEREARVLKMRFGIDMPTDHTLEEVGKQFDVTRERIRQIEAKALRKLRHPSRSEHLRSFLEND, from the coding sequence ATGAACGATAAGTCAGTTTCTAAGTCCACGTCTCAGCTGGCCACCTTGATCCAAATGGGTAAAGAGCAAGGCTATTTGACCTATGCTGAGGTGAATGACCAGCTGCCCGACTCCATTACCGAAAGCGATCAGATCGAAGATATCGTCCAGATGCTAACGGACGTTGGTATCAAAATATTTGAGTCTGCACCTGATGCCGATGACATCTTGATGAACGATGACTCAAGTGATGATGAGTCGGCAGCTGACGAGGCGGCAGCGGTATTGGCTGCTGTTGAAACCGAGCCAGGTCGTACCACTGACCCTGTGCGTATGTATATGCGTGAGATGGGAACGGTTGATTTGCTGACGCGTGAAGGCGAGATTGTCATTGCCAAGCGTATCGAAGAAGGTATTCGTGATGTTCAGCATGCGATGTCTTATTGGCCAGGAACGGTGCAATATGTGCTTGATGAATATCAGCGCGTATTAGATGGCGACAAAAAGCTCTCTGATGTTATCACTGGGTTTTTAGATCCCGAAACTGATGAAGACAAAGCGGCTGCCAAAGAAGTAAAAATCCCTGTCATTAAGCCAAAGGTCAATCCTAAAGTGACCGCTAAGGCTGATGCTGAAGAAGACGACGAAGCAGAAGACACTGAAGAAGAGGAAGAAGAAACGGGCGGTATTGATCCAGAAGAAGTGCGCATGCGCTTAGAAGAGATTGAAGGTTTATTTATTACTGCCAAACAAGCTTTGCTTGATTACGGTCGTGGTAGTACGCAAGCTGACGAAGCTTATAAACAGCTTGCCGAGCGCTTTATGATGCTTAAGCTTAACAATCGCTTGTCAGATCAAGTCATGGCGATCATGCATGACGTCTATGACGATGTGCGCAAACAAGAGCGTCAAATTATGCGCTTGGTTATTCGCCGTGGTCGTATGCCGCGCGAAGAGTTCCGTAAGACTTTCCCCAGTAACGAAACCAACGTTGATTGGCTCACCGAGCGTCTAAAAGGTAAGCCGGCGTTTGCTGCAACGCTAGAAAAAGTTACCGATGATGTTATTCTTCTGCAACGTGCTATCCGTGATTATGAGCATAAGCTCAACATGGAAATTCATGATATGAAAGATGTGGCACGTGGTATGGCTATTGGTGAAGCGAAAGCTCGCCGCGCTAAGAAAGAGATGGTCGAAGCTAACTTGCGTTTGGTTATTTCTATCGCTAAGAAGTACACCAATCGTGGCCTACAGTTCTTGGATCTTATTCAAGAAGGTAATATTGGTCTGATGAAAGCGGTTGATAAGTTTGAATATCGTCGTGGTTATAAATTCTCAACTTATGCAACTTGGTGGATTCGTCAGGCGATTACCCGCTCTATCGCAGATCAGGCGCGCACCATCCGTATTCCGGTGCATATGATTGAGACTATTAACAAGATTAACCGCGTTTCTCGTCAGCTGTTACAAGAGATGGGACGTGAGCCAACACCTGAAGAACTAGGCGAACGCTTAGAGATGGACGAAGTTAAAGTCCGTAAAGTGCTCAAAATTGCCAAAGAACCTATCTCCATGGAGACCCCTATCGGTGATGATGAAGACTCACACTTAGGTGATTTCATCGAAGATTCGACTATCTCCAGCCCCGTTGATGATGCAACGTCAGAGGGTCTGCGTGAAGCGACTCGTGATGTACTTGGCAATCTGACTGAACGTGAAGCGCGCGTGCTAAAAATGCGCTTTGGTATTGATATGCCAACCGATCATACCCTTGAAGAAGTCGGCAAGCAGTTCGATGTAACCCGTGAGCGTATTCGTCAGATTGAAGCAAAGGCTTTACGTAAATTACGTCATCCTTCACGCTCTGAGCACTTGCGTTCATTCCTTGAAAATGACTAG